The Physeter macrocephalus isolate SW-GA chromosome 13, ASM283717v5, whole genome shotgun sequence genome window below encodes:
- the POMP gene encoding proteasome maturation protein: MNARGLGSQLKDSIPITELSASGPFESHDLLRKGISYVKNELLPSHPLELSEKNFQLSQDKMNFSTLRNIQGLFAPLKLQMEFKAVQQVQRLPFLPSSNLSLDILRGNDETIGFEDILNDPSQSELMGEPHLMVEYKLGLL, encoded by the exons ATG AATGCCAGAGGACTTGGATCTCAGCTAAAGGACAGTATTCCAATTACTGAACTTTCAGCAAGTGGACCTTTTGAAAGTCATGATCTTCTTCGAAAAGG gaTTTCTTATGTGAAAAATGAACTTTTGCCCAGTCATCCTCTtgaattatcagaaaaaaat TTCCAGCTCAGCCAAGATAAAATGAACTTTTCCACACTGAGAAACATCCAGGGTCTATTTGCTCCATTAAAACTACAAATGGAATTCAAGGCAGTGCAGCAG GTTCAGCgtcttccatttcttccaagcTCAAACCTTTCATTGGATATTTTGAGGGGTAATGATGAGACTATTGGATTTGAAGATATTCTTAATG accCGTCACAAAGTGAACTAATGGGAGAACCACATTTGATGGTTGAATATAAGCTCGGTTTACTGTAA